Proteins encoded in a region of the Tubulanus polymorphus chromosome 10, tnTubPoly1.2, whole genome shotgun sequence genome:
- the LOC141912307 gene encoding uncharacterized protein LOC141912307: MKFVFCLVLCVTALAVSEACSCDPTVDVSDYSRYDFVVRARVKRERVKNGMRKYVVKIKEIFEQPPNMVTYGGGGNKLNIYTNSESSLCGIRLTVGSLYVLGGSYDATNSRANIGSCQYYAQVS, from the exons ATGAAATTCGTGTTTTGCTTGGTTTTATGCGTGACGGCGCTGGCGGTATCTGAAGCGTGTTCGTGCGACCCGACGGTAGATGTAAGCGACTACAGTCGTTATGACTTTG TGGTGCGAGCTCGGGTGAAGAGGGAACGCGTTAAGAACGGAATGCGTAAATATGTAGTGAAAATAAAGGAAATATTCGAACAA CCCCCAAATATGGTCACGTACGGGGGTGGCGGTAACAAGTTGAATATCTATACTAATTCAGAATCGAGTCTATGCGGAATTCGCCTAACAGTAGGCAGCCTGTATGTGCTCGGCG GAAGTTATGATGCAACGAACAGCAGAGCGAACATAGGCTCGTGTCAATACTATGCCCAAGTAAGTTAA